From one Nematostella vectensis chromosome 7, jaNemVect1.1, whole genome shotgun sequence genomic stretch:
- the LOC125568245 gene encoding 52 kDa repressor of the inhibitor of the protein kinase-like, which translates to MARAPVCRKEDCSPYDIGLVFDKIASYSPQDKLKFIENVWKPDEAADIANKENLSVVIRFLDSTKNFREEFIGFYICKEGTTGEAIKDLITAAVVDLVLLMEDCRGQCYDGAGNMAGRLNGASSLIRAEHEKAIFVHCMNHQLNLCIANTCQIPNVRNMMDVVRKLF; encoded by the exons ATGGCTCGTGCTCCTGTCTGTCGGAAGGAGGATTGTTCTCCCTACGACATTGGCTTAGTCTTCGACAAGATCGCCAGCTATTCGCCTCAGGACAAGTTGAAATTCATCGAAAATGTATGGAAACCAG ATGAAGCGGCTGATAtagcaaacaaagaaaatcttTCTGTTGTGATTAGATTTCTCGACTCAACCAAAAACTTCAGAGAAGAATTTATTGGATTTTATATTTGTAAGGAGGGAACAACAGGAGAGGCCATCAAAGACCTTATAACTGCAGCTGTAGTAGACTTAGTATTGTTGATGGAAGACTGTCGTGGCCAATGTTATGATGGCGCTGGCAATATGGCTGGACGACTTAATGGAGCCTCCTCGTTAATCAGAGCAGAACATGAGAAGGCAATTTTTGTCCATTGCATGAATCACCAGCTGAATTTGTGTATTGCCAATACCTGCCAAATACCAAATGTCAGAAACATGATGGATGTTGTGCGaaagcttttttaa